A section of the Enterococcus montenegrensis genome encodes:
- a CDS encoding TetR/AcrR family transcriptional regulator, which translates to MSNSYNEEQKELTRNSISQALILLAKNKDYNKISVSEVANKAGVSRMAFYRNYDSLEDVVKCQIREINNKYRNSLTEEDVDNFNLTRIYFETLRQEQDFFITIFKSTSAILILSELVEFLESFSEKLVCNIECSPKYRSYNIKFLAGGLFNVIRSWCNGGMIESADEMALLICDRISSHIVGVSS; encoded by the coding sequence ATGTCCAATTCATATAATGAAGAGCAAAAGGAACTTACAAGAAATTCTATTTCTCAGGCTCTCATATTGCTCGCCAAAAATAAAGATTACAACAAGATATCAGTTAGCGAGGTAGCTAATAAAGCTGGTGTTTCTAGAATGGCCTTTTACAGAAATTACGATAGCTTAGAAGATGTAGTAAAATGTCAGATTAGGGAAATCAATAACAAGTATAGAAATAGTCTTACTGAAGAGGACGTTGATAATTTTAATTTGACACGGATATATTTTGAAACTTTGCGGCAAGAACAGGATTTCTTTATCACAATATTTAAATCAACTTCGGCAATACTCATTCTATCTGAATTAGTTGAATTTCTAGAATCATTCTCTGAAAAATTGGTATGCAATATAGAATGTTCACCAAAATATCGATCGTATAATATCAAGTTCCTTGCTGGCGGCTTATTTAATGTTATCAGAAGTTGGTGTAATGGCGGTATGATTGAGAGTGCTGACGAAATGGCTTTGCTGATTTGTGACCGTATTTCAAGTCATATTGTCGGTGTTAGTAGTTGA